The following coding sequences lie in one Corynebacterium humireducens NBRC 106098 = DSM 45392 genomic window:
- the cas7e gene encoding type I-E CRISPR-associated protein Cas7/Cse4/CasC, which yields MSLIIDIHALQTLPPSLINRDDTGAPKSAVYGGVPRQRVSSQSWKRAIRKDFEETFDPASVGYRTKHVVELVVNKVMELGGEAWTEDRAEDRVAQAFKVVKIKLVEPKVKETDSEEEQRRIFQQTGYLLFLSPRQIENLAQAIVDADGENLKKTDVAKLIDTDHSVDIAMFGRMVADDAAYNVDASVQVAHAIGIHESEPEFDFFTAVDDVVEDHDETGAGMMGTVQMMSSTLYRFATLDVESLAENLGDREAAVTAAVAFVRSFITSLPTGKQNTFAHNTLPELVYVTVREDRSISLVNAFENPVAAGSNEGRRQAGARALAEEEKSIESAYGFVPARAFVVGLGDLTEPFQDIATTTTLPELDGLVREAIAEAGA from the coding sequence ATGTCCCTCATCATCGACATCCATGCCCTGCAGACCCTTCCCCCCAGCCTGATCAACCGCGATGACACCGGTGCCCCGAAGAGCGCCGTCTACGGCGGCGTTCCGCGCCAGCGTGTGTCCTCCCAGTCCTGGAAGCGCGCCATCCGCAAGGACTTCGAGGAGACCTTCGACCCCGCCAGCGTTGGCTACCGCACGAAGCATGTCGTTGAACTCGTGGTGAACAAGGTCATGGAACTCGGCGGCGAAGCCTGGACGGAGGACCGCGCCGAGGATCGCGTTGCCCAGGCGTTCAAGGTGGTCAAGATCAAGCTCGTCGAGCCGAAGGTCAAGGAGACCGACAGCGAGGAGGAGCAGCGCCGCATCTTCCAGCAGACCGGGTACCTGCTGTTCCTCAGCCCGCGTCAGATCGAGAACCTCGCCCAGGCCATCGTGGACGCGGACGGGGAGAACCTGAAGAAGACGGACGTCGCGAAGCTGATCGACACCGACCACAGCGTCGACATCGCCATGTTCGGACGCATGGTCGCCGATGATGCCGCGTACAACGTGGATGCTTCCGTGCAGGTGGCGCACGCCATCGGCATCCACGAGTCCGAGCCGGAGTTCGATTTCTTCACGGCCGTGGATGACGTCGTCGAGGATCATGACGAGACCGGTGCCGGCATGATGGGCACCGTCCAGATGATGTCCTCCACGCTGTACCGCTTCGCCACCCTCGACGTGGAGTCCCTGGCGGAGAATCTCGGTGACCGGGAGGCCGCTGTCACCGCTGCTGTCGCGTTCGTGCGCAGCTTCATTACCAGCCTGCCCACCGGCAAGCAGAACACCTTCGCACACAACACGCTCCCCGAGCTGGTCTACGTGACGGTGCGTGAGGACCGGTCGATCTCCCTGGTCAACGCCTTCGAGAACCCTGTGGCCGCCGGCAGCAACGAGGGGCGTCGACAGGCGGGTGCCCGCGCGCTCGCCGAGGAGGAGAAGTCCATCGAGTCCGCCTACGGTTTCGTGCCGGCCCGGGCATTCGTCGTGGGGCTGGGGGATCTCACCGAGCCTTTCCAGGACATCGCCACGACCACCACGCTGCCTGAGCTGGACGGACTGGTCCGCGAGGCCATCGCAGAGGCAGGTGCCTGA
- the casA gene encoding type I-E CRISPR-associated protein Cse1/CasA codes for MSSPPTYSLLTEPWINCELADGSEKLLGIRDIFDGQHEVRSIRGDSPTQNYAVLRVLLAIFWRAHHPETLVRPGQTFTYAGWFEARLKELGGPDQLVSEYLDEYQDRFDLLHPEKPFMQVADLRTSKDSRFPVQRIIPEAEDEYFTMRAGEARESLDLAEAARWLIYAQAYDYSGIKSGAVGDARVKGGRGYPIGTGWTGRTGGTLVVGKNLRETLLLNTTQKALTDTNDRPVWERNQDTAAERHIDKPEGAGETAGPQGPSDLATWQGRRVRLFVEDGRVTAVLVSNGDRIPDAGANVLDDPMTPYRFSKNQSKGGKVVHYAQPFDPNRTMWRSLEPLISLDRDPGFDGKNVAPIRPRNLSQLAEIAEDVEMPPVLDIQMVSVSYGPNESSVATVVTGRIDLPVALLEPEAADLRAEVIDAAASTRDAAIALGQFAGHLLEAAGGMYEFQPDPTDGILAEIEPRFVTWLGKLDPDDTDRQISDWQVEVREQILERAAELMRGAGPKALVGREISSGPDGAGTRILSAGSAYRMLQGRLRKILHRIDDTDDTED; via the coding sequence GTGAGTTCACCACCTACCTATTCCCTGCTCACCGAGCCGTGGATCAACTGCGAATTAGCCGACGGTAGCGAGAAGCTCCTGGGCATCCGCGACATCTTCGACGGACAGCATGAGGTCAGGAGTATCCGCGGCGATTCCCCCACCCAGAACTATGCGGTTCTCCGCGTGCTGCTGGCGATCTTCTGGCGGGCACATCACCCGGAGACACTTGTCCGCCCCGGACAGACCTTCACCTATGCGGGATGGTTTGAGGCGCGGCTCAAGGAACTGGGCGGGCCGGACCAGCTGGTCAGCGAGTACCTGGATGAATACCAGGACCGTTTCGATCTCCTGCACCCCGAGAAGCCCTTCATGCAGGTGGCGGATCTCCGCACGTCGAAGGACTCGCGTTTCCCGGTGCAGAGGATCATCCCGGAGGCAGAGGACGAGTACTTCACCATGCGCGCCGGCGAGGCACGCGAATCCCTTGACCTGGCGGAGGCCGCCCGTTGGCTGATTTACGCGCAGGCCTACGACTACTCCGGCATCAAGTCGGGCGCCGTCGGTGATGCCCGCGTCAAGGGTGGCAGAGGCTATCCGATCGGCACCGGCTGGACCGGCCGTACCGGCGGCACCCTGGTCGTGGGCAAGAACCTGCGGGAGACGCTCCTCCTCAACACCACGCAGAAAGCTCTCACAGATACCAACGACCGGCCGGTCTGGGAGAGGAATCAGGATACGGCGGCGGAGAGGCACATCGACAAGCCGGAGGGTGCGGGAGAGACCGCGGGCCCGCAGGGGCCCAGCGACCTGGCCACCTGGCAGGGGCGGCGCGTTCGCCTGTTCGTCGAGGACGGTCGGGTGACGGCCGTGCTGGTGAGCAACGGTGACCGCATCCCCGATGCCGGCGCCAACGTGTTGGACGACCCGATGACGCCGTACCGCTTCAGCAAGAACCAGTCCAAGGGCGGGAAGGTTGTCCACTACGCCCAGCCCTTCGATCCGAACCGGACGATGTGGCGTTCCCTGGAGCCCCTCATCTCGTTGGACCGGGACCCGGGCTTCGACGGGAAGAACGTGGCACCCATCCGCCCCCGGAATCTCTCGCAACTGGCGGAGATCGCGGAAGACGTGGAGATGCCCCCGGTCCTGGACATCCAGATGGTGTCGGTCTCCTATGGGCCCAATGAATCTTCCGTGGCCACGGTGGTCACCGGGCGGATCGATCTGCCGGTGGCCCTGCTGGAACCCGAGGCCGCGGACCTCCGCGCGGAGGTCATCGACGCCGCTGCTTCCACCCGGGATGCAGCAATCGCGCTGGGCCAGTTCGCGGGCCACCTCCTGGAGGCAGCCGGCGGCATGTACGAGTTCCAGCCGGACCCCACGGATGGGATCCTTGCGGAAATTGAGCCGCGCTTCGTCACCTGGCTGGGCAAACTTGACCCGGATGACACCGACAGGCAGATCAGCGACTGGCAGGTGGAGGTCAGGGAGCAGATCCTCGAGCGTGCCGCAGAGCTCATGCGCGGTGCCGGCCCGAAGGCGTTGGTCGGCCGGGAGATCAGCAGTGGTCCCGACGGTGCGGGCACCCGCATCCTGTCCGCAGGATCCGCCTACCGGATGCTGCAGGGACGACTGAGGAAGATCCTCCACCGCATCGACGACACCGATGACACCGAAGACTAA
- the casB gene encoding type I-E CRISPR-associated protein Cse2/CasB produces the protein MTQQTERDTLFVSVGATATRLQSQILGEQGERAQAQARGVLAELRRRAGQPIEQDPLSLEKTLLVLSPALNENSLGHGDAASPSEAAAFHALTLFALHMQSSTRPMHVRGVSFATACGRLYAQSESASLKPRFDALLLARSSRARLNHTRSMVTLLRGEQLGFDYAQFANDLRALDYDDRRAGVLLRWGRDFAMGRFRSAADSDTTSDN, from the coding sequence ATGACACAACAAACGGAACGCGACACGTTGTTCGTCTCCGTGGGCGCGACAGCCACGCGGCTGCAGTCGCAGATTCTCGGAGAGCAGGGCGAACGCGCCCAGGCGCAGGCCAGGGGAGTGCTGGCGGAACTGCGACGTCGCGCCGGGCAGCCCATCGAACAGGATCCGCTCTCCCTGGAGAAGACCCTGCTCGTGCTCAGCCCGGCCCTGAACGAGAACTCGCTCGGACACGGGGACGCGGCATCCCCTTCAGAGGCCGCCGCATTCCATGCGCTGACGCTGTTTGCGCTGCACATGCAGAGCTCCACCCGGCCCATGCACGTGCGCGGGGTCTCCTTCGCCACCGCCTGTGGGCGTCTGTACGCGCAGAGTGAGTCAGCGTCCCTCAAACCGCGTTTCGACGCCCTCCTGCTCGCCCGCTCCTCCCGTGCCCGCCTCAACCACACGCGGTCCATGGTCACTCTCCTGCGGGGAGAGCAGCTGGGTTTCGATTACGCCCAGTTCGCCAACGACCTGCGCGCACTTGATTACGACGACCGACGTGCCGGCGTCCTCCTGCGATGGGGCCGCGACTTCGCCATGGGGCGTTTCCGTTCCGCCGCAGACTCCGACACCACCTCTGACAACTGA
- the cas6e gene encoding type I-E CRISPR-associated protein Cas6/Cse3/CasE: MSTLTRIYLNPRKRGGRKLLTNPEAMHAAVRSAFPPDIDASSARVLWRADSQGDEHILYIVGPEKPDALHIVEQAGWDTRPPQSADYQRFQDTLVKGQRWRFALVANPVSSKAGERGTRGKIVAHVTAEQQLAWLAQRSETAGFRLLDDAVVVGRERKTFRKNNESSSRTVSLSTARFEGTLEIIDAEALRTTLNQGIGRARAYGCGLLTLARIGG, from the coding sequence ATGAGCACCCTGACCCGCATTTACCTCAACCCTCGGAAGCGTGGGGGGCGGAAACTGCTGACCAACCCCGAGGCGATGCATGCGGCGGTCCGTTCGGCCTTCCCTCCGGACATCGACGCCTCCTCCGCGCGTGTGCTGTGGCGCGCTGATTCCCAGGGTGACGAGCACATCCTGTACATCGTGGGTCCGGAGAAACCCGATGCACTGCACATCGTCGAACAGGCCGGCTGGGATACCCGCCCTCCGCAGAGCGCTGACTATCAGCGTTTCCAGGACACCCTGGTCAAGGGACAGCGGTGGCGATTTGCGTTGGTGGCCAACCCGGTGTCATCGAAAGCCGGCGAACGCGGCACACGCGGCAAGATTGTCGCCCATGTCACCGCCGAACAGCAGCTCGCCTGGCTCGCTCAACGCAGCGAGACCGCCGGTTTCCGTCTGCTTGACGACGCCGTCGTGGTCGGCCGTGAGCGCAAGACCTTCCGGAAGAACAACGAGTCGTCGTCACGGACGGTGTCCCTGTCGACCGCGCGCTTCGAGGGCACCCTCGAGATCATCGACGCGGAGGCCCTGCGGACGACCCTGAACCAGGGCATCGGACGCGCCCGAGCATACGGCTGCGGACTGCTGACTCTGGCCCGAATCGGAGGGTGA
- the cas5e gene encoding type I-E CRISPR-associated protein Cas5/CasD, protein MAHSLLLLLKGPMQSWGDSSRYKQRTTGQVPTKSGIIGLLAAAEGRRRTDPVEDLAELTLAVRVDQPGSLMRDYQTALAEGAKHANLVTRYYLSDAAFVAALESPHREVVDGLADALKNPRFPLYLGRRSCPAPVNLVLKVVDKSAVEALRAEPWHASDFHRKARAKNVELPIYRDARPGESGVAQQDVPVSFSQENRVYSWRTVVQEPEGCVFPNDMGTSVDPFFETVISV, encoded by the coding sequence ATGGCGCACTCACTGCTCCTTCTGCTGAAGGGGCCCATGCAGTCATGGGGTGATTCCAGCCGCTACAAACAGCGTACGACCGGTCAGGTGCCCACGAAGTCCGGCATCATCGGACTGCTCGCCGCAGCAGAGGGCCGACGCCGTACGGATCCGGTCGAGGATCTGGCGGAACTCACTCTGGCCGTGCGTGTGGATCAGCCCGGCAGCCTAATGCGCGATTACCAGACCGCGTTGGCTGAGGGTGCGAAGCACGCCAACCTGGTCACCCGCTACTACCTGTCGGACGCCGCTTTCGTGGCGGCGCTGGAAAGCCCCCACCGGGAGGTTGTCGACGGTCTGGCCGACGCCTTGAAGAACCCCCGTTTCCCCCTCTACCTGGGGCGACGTTCCTGCCCGGCGCCGGTGAACCTGGTGCTGAAGGTCGTCGACAAGTCGGCGGTGGAGGCGCTGCGCGCGGAGCCGTGGCACGCCTCCGACTTCCACCGGAAGGCACGTGCCAAGAACGTGGAACTGCCCATCTACCGCGATGCCCGGCCCGGGGAGAGCGGTGTCGCGCAGCAGGATGTGCCGGTGTCGTTCTCCCAGGAGAACCGTGTGTACTCCTGGCGCACTGTTGTCCAGGAGCCGGAGGGCTGTGTCTTCCCCAACGACATGGGCACCTCGGTTGACCCCTTCTTCGAGACGGTGATTTCAGTATGA